The following coding sequences are from one Thermoleophilia bacterium window:
- a CDS encoding TlyA family RNA methyltransferase — translation MARKRSRLDLLLAERGLFPSRTAAARAVRAGQVKLGTDGPVALRPSQDVAPDQAIEILEARRFVSRGGIKLANALDLLELDVTGLNCLDVGASTGGFTDCLLQRGAAHVISLDVAYGQIDDSMRRHEQVTVIERLNARDLIPADLDYQPDLAVIDVSFISLTKVLEPVVAATAPDAKILAMVKPQFELGRTRVGRGGVVRKPEDRREAVTGIADFARDLGLSLLGVAPTGLPGPKGNLETFLCLGRSGAGAASGAALCEGVDL, via the coding sequence ATGGCCCGGAAGCGATCCAGACTCGACCTGCTGCTCGCCGAGCGCGGACTGTTCCCATCGCGCACGGCCGCGGCCCGGGCGGTACGCGCGGGCCAGGTCAAACTCGGGACCGACGGACCGGTCGCGCTGCGGCCCAGCCAGGACGTGGCGCCGGACCAGGCGATCGAGATCCTCGAGGCGCGCCGTTTCGTCTCCCGGGGCGGCATAAAGCTTGCCAATGCCCTCGATCTGCTCGAACTCGACGTGACCGGGCTGAACTGCCTCGACGTCGGTGCCTCGACTGGCGGCTTCACCGACTGCCTGCTCCAGCGCGGAGCCGCACACGTGATTTCGCTGGACGTCGCCTACGGGCAGATCGACGATTCGATGAGGCGGCACGAGCAGGTGACTGTGATCGAGCGCCTGAATGCCCGCGACTTGATCCCTGCGGACCTGGACTATCAACCCGACCTGGCGGTCATCGACGTTTCTTTCATCTCCCTGACCAAGGTGCTGGAGCCGGTGGTCGCGGCCACGGCACCGGACGCGAAGATCCTGGCCATGGTCAAACCGCAGTTCGAGCTCGGCCGCACGAGGGTCGGGCGTGGAGGAGTGGTGCGTAAGCCGGAGGACCGGCGGGAGGCGGTGACCGGCATCGCCGATTTCGCCCGGGACCTCGGTTTGTCGCTGCTCGGCGTCGCGCCGACCGGGTTGCCGGGACCGAAAGGCAACCTCGAGACTTTCCTCTGTCTCGGGAGATCCGGTGCAGGGGCCGCCAGCGGCGCCGCTCTCTGCGAAGGTGTGGACCTATGA
- the recN gene encoding DNA repair protein RecN, producing MLRELRIENLLLIERAELQLGPGLNVLTGETGAGKTVLAHSLDLLMGGKAKRGIVRPGADEAWVEGVFDLPPAWFAEPGLSEILERLPAGSEELVLGRRVSAGGRTSAFVGGRAATAADLRILTERLLAFYGQHEHRRLTISSAQLAMVDGAAGKPQSRRLGAYREAWEKQRRARTELDELLGRDQARERDLDLHRFELEEIEAAGPQIEEKSELEAERDRLRHAEGLRLAAEAAATRLKGDENGEGATNELAAASTGLGSVAGVDPELDKLAGRVESLVLEAEDVGAELRSYLEGIAADPERLADIEVRLDQLDRLERKHGGSIEKVLEHAEWCRAEIDRLEGGESREQELRAELASLDEVLGKAGTDLTAGRVDAARKLSDAVTGDLNELAMNGATLEIELREVPDGAGPSGAETVEFMLAPNPGMAAQPLRDSASGGELSRVMLALAGLGTGDDRRALIFDEIDAGIGGNTATAVGERLRTVAADRQVLAITHLPQVASRADTHFTIAKDVGSDTATATVTSLKGDELVEEIRRMMGAESGDEAATRHARELVASQN from the coding sequence ATGCTGCGCGAATTGCGAATCGAAAACCTTCTGCTGATCGAACGGGCCGAGCTCCAGCTCGGGCCCGGCCTGAACGTGCTCACCGGCGAGACCGGAGCCGGCAAGACGGTGCTTGCCCATTCGCTCGACCTGCTTATGGGTGGCAAGGCGAAACGCGGAATCGTACGGCCCGGCGCCGATGAGGCCTGGGTCGAAGGCGTCTTCGACCTGCCTCCAGCCTGGTTTGCCGAGCCCGGACTGAGCGAGATCCTGGAACGGCTGCCCGCCGGCTCCGAGGAACTGGTGCTCGGCCGGCGGGTGTCGGCCGGTGGCCGGACTTCGGCCTTCGTCGGCGGCCGGGCGGCCACGGCGGCGGACCTCCGGATCCTTACCGAGCGGCTGCTCGCGTTCTACGGCCAGCACGAGCACCGCCGCCTGACGATCTCCTCGGCCCAGCTGGCGATGGTCGACGGTGCCGCCGGCAAGCCACAAAGCCGGCGCCTTGGCGCTTATCGAGAGGCTTGGGAAAAGCAGCGCCGTGCCCGGACCGAGCTCGACGAGCTGCTCGGGCGCGACCAGGCCCGCGAGCGTGACCTCGACCTTCACCGGTTCGAGCTTGAAGAGATCGAGGCCGCCGGCCCGCAAATCGAGGAGAAGTCCGAACTGGAAGCCGAACGCGACCGGCTGCGCCACGCGGAAGGGCTGAGACTGGCGGCTGAAGCCGCCGCGACCCGGCTCAAGGGCGACGAGAACGGCGAAGGCGCGACCAATGAGCTCGCCGCGGCATCGACCGGACTCGGTTCCGTCGCCGGGGTGGATCCCGAACTCGACAAACTCGCCGGGCGGGTCGAAAGCCTCGTGCTCGAGGCCGAGGACGTCGGGGCCGAGTTGCGCTCCTACCTCGAAGGCATCGCCGCCGATCCGGAACGCCTCGCGGACATCGAAGTGCGGCTCGATCAACTCGACCGACTCGAAAGAAAGCACGGCGGGTCGATCGAAAAGGTGCTCGAACACGCCGAATGGTGCCGTGCGGAAATCGACCGGCTCGAAGGCGGCGAGAGCCGTGAACAGGAATTGCGCGCCGAACTGGCGTCCCTCGACGAAGTCCTCGGCAAGGCCGGCACGGACCTCACAGCCGGGCGGGTTGACGCGGCCCGGAAGCTGTCGGACGCGGTGACTGGCGACCTCAACGAGCTGGCGATGAACGGCGCGACGCTCGAGATCGAACTGCGCGAGGTGCCCGACGGCGCCGGTCCATCCGGTGCCGAGACGGTCGAATTCATGCTCGCCCCGAATCCGGGTATGGCTGCCCAGCCACTTCGCGATTCAGCCTCGGGCGGCGAACTTTCCCGCGTGATGCTTGCGCTCGCCGGGCTCGGGACCGGTGACGACCGGCGCGCCCTGATCTTCGACGAGATCGATGCCGGCATCGGCGGCAACACCGCCACCGCGGTCGGTGAACGGCTGCGGACGGTGGCTGCCGACCGCCAGGTGCTGGCGATCACGCACCTGCCACAGGTCGCCTCCCGGGCAGACACCCACTTCACCATCGCCAAGGACGTGGGGTCGGATACCGCCACCGCCACGGTCACCAGCTTGAAGGGCGATGAGCTGGTCGAAGAGATCCGCCGGATGATGGGCGCGGAGAGCGGCGACGAGGCGGCCACCCGCCACGCTCGCGAGCTGGTCGCCTCCCAGAACTAG
- a CDS encoding NAD(+)/NADH kinase: protein MSAPVALLFTHEYADGIDRAIDVCRAAADRHGWNLVKNVDRGDLEPELCIVLGGDGMVLNALRTTTGTKTPVFGINFGRVGFLAAVEADQIELGLDRAFAGDTEQIDLPGLDVKVNGETSLGLNDVSFSRRPRGGVAELSYRIADEEVGHVRCDGLVAATSTGSTGYNLANNGPILAWGVDGYVVSYIAPHTLTARALVVAPGDVLHVVNHRSRDSVDAAVDGVLVGELAPGAEAEVTYRSDVARLAQLPGSNFYHRIREKFGHLAV from the coding sequence ATGAGCGCCCCGGTGGCACTGCTTTTCACGCATGAATACGCCGATGGAATCGATCGGGCGATCGACGTATGCCGCGCGGCGGCCGACCGCCACGGCTGGAACCTGGTCAAGAATGTTGACCGCGGTGACCTGGAGCCGGAACTCTGCATCGTGCTCGGTGGCGACGGCATGGTGCTGAATGCGCTGCGCACCACTACCGGCACCAAGACCCCCGTTTTCGGCATCAACTTCGGCCGGGTCGGTTTTCTCGCCGCGGTCGAAGCCGACCAGATCGAGCTCGGACTGGACCGGGCCTTCGCCGGCGACACCGAACAGATCGACCTTCCCGGCCTCGACGTGAAGGTGAATGGCGAGACTTCGCTCGGCCTGAACGACGTCAGCTTCAGCCGCCGCCCGCGCGGCGGCGTGGCCGAGCTCAGCTACCGGATCGCCGACGAGGAAGTCGGGCACGTGCGCTGCGACGGCCTCGTGGCTGCCACCTCGACCGGTTCGACGGGCTACAACCTCGCCAACAACGGGCCAATCCTCGCTTGGGGCGTCGACGGCTACGTCGTGAGCTACATCGCGCCGCACACCCTTACCGCGCGCGCCCTGGTGGTCGCTCCCGGAGATGTGCTCCATGTGGTCAACCACCGCAGTCGCGACAGCGTCGACGCTGCGGTCGACGGCGTTCTGGTGGGCGAGCTTGCCCCTGGCGCCGAGGCCGAGGTCACCTACCGCAGCGACGTCGCCCGGCTCGCGCAGCTGCCCGGATCGAACTTTTACCATCGCATCAGGGAAAAGTTCGGACATTTAGCGGTTTAA